One part of the Solea solea chromosome 16, fSolSol10.1, whole genome shotgun sequence genome encodes these proteins:
- the LOC131475229 gene encoding uncharacterized protein LOC131475229: MEPSGSRYREKRRGPRTEPCGTPQEGAPGDFVSLTYTDMVRGFCGMSSKWLLGRETELFMMRDIKKREELAAVMEDTREGLAKLDPFLDALEKLAVTSPHVFTQNRALVFPEGTSFECVEVIINAARQLCPVLLQFKRDAQVFFVPKLQNVEVLAYQLDKYIQTTQKICETLKKRFLSDFKLKTLNETVVNLPVDLSEEDVRRMLDHVNQLDEIRMNEHFRMVFLFQGGSCDTFISEFSKRQPTMVQSLQDMEEVAVQLDRMNKGAKISSVTGSSVGVIGGVLSIVGLALIPFTAGLSLGLTATGLGLGVTSGVNSAVTTATEIGVNATQQKKAKKVFQNFMEDFQILQGCLHDVTNKTLSKMEDNLFDMAVGVASVSVRAMGIVDAATSVKLLTNTKVITSVGKVVAEEGKTLRNLPRLASDIPDIGQAAAKGSLALSKSARAGLIGLNALFIGMDVYFIYKDSISLAEGTETEVSQFIRARAALWSSEMEAFQRMHDSLCKGQPTSEKNEALLEMPYYPDSCTNNKEI, translated from the exons ATGGAGCCAAGTGGGAGCAGAtatagagagaaaagaagggggCCCAGAACTGAACCCTGTGGGACCCCGCAG GAAGGAGCTCCAGGAGACTTTGTTTCCCTCACCTACACGGACATGGTGAGAGGTTTCTGTGGGATGTCCTCCAAGTGGTTGCTCGGGAGGGAAACTGAATTATTCATGATGAGGGACATCAAGAAGAGGGAGGAGCTTGCTGCCGTGATGGAGGACACTCGAGAAGGCCTGGCCAAGCTGGATCCCTTTCTGGATGCTCTGGAGAAGCTGGCGGTCACATCGCCTCACGTCTTCACACAGAACCGGGCGCTAGTCTTTCCTGAAGGCACCAGCTTTGAATGTGTCGAGGTCATCATCAATGCCGCACGGCAACTCTGCCCTGTCCTCCTCCAGTTCAAAAGAGACGCACAAGTCTTCTTTGTGcccaaacttcaaaatgtggAAGTGCTTGCATATCAGTTGGACAAATACATTCAGACCACCCAGAAAATCTGCGAGACATTAAAGAAAAG ATTCTTGAGTGACTTCAAATTGAAGACGTTGAATGAGACTGTGGTGAATCTCCCTGTGGACTTGTCCGAGGAAGATGTACGCAGGATGCTTGATCATGTGAATCAGCTTGATGAGATCAG gATGAACGAGCACTTTCGGATGGTGTTCTTGTTTCAAGGAGGATCATGTGACACCTTCATCAGTGAGTTCAGCAAGCGACAGCCCACGATGGTCCAGTCACTTCAGGACATGGAGGAGGTGGCTGTTCAGCTTGACAGGATGAATAAGGGGGCAAAGATCTCCAGTGTGACAGGCAGCTCAGTGGGGGTGATCGGAGGAGTGCTCTCCATTGTCGGCCTGGCGTTAATTCCTTTTACAGCAGGGTTGTCTCTTGGTCTGACAGCGACAGGGTTAGGGCTGGGAGTCACCAGCGGAGTCAACAGTGCTGTCACCACCGCCACAGAGATTGGAGTAAACGCCACACAACAAAAGAAAGCCAAAAAAGTCTTCCAGAACTTCATGGAGGATTTTCAGATTCTCCAGGGTTGCCTCCATGATGTGACCAATAAAACACTCTCCAAAATGGAAGACAATTTGTTTGATATGGCTGTAGGAGTGGCGTCGGTATCAGTAAGGGCAATGGGCATTGTTGATGCTGCCACTTCTGTCAAGTTGCTGACAAACACAAAGGTGATTACGAGTGTTGGTAAAGTAGTGGCTGAGGAAGGTAAGACTTTGCGTAATCTGCCCAGGTTGGCCTCAGACATCCCAGATATTGGTCAGGCAGCAGCCAAAGGGTCTCTCGCTCTTTCAAAGTCAGCCAGGGCAGGTTTAATCGGACTCAACGCTCTTTTCATTGGCATGGACGTTTACTTCATCTATAAGGACAGCATCAGTCTTGCCGAAGGCACCGAGACCGAAGTCTCACAGTTCATCCGGGCCAGAGCTGCACTCTGGAGCTCAGAGATGGAAGCATTTCAGAGGATGCACGACTCCCTGTGTAAAGGCCAGCCAACATCGGAGAAGAATGAAGCTCTTCTGGAGATGCCTTACTATCCGGATTCCTGCaccaacaacaaagaaatataa
- the LOC131474945 gene encoding apolipoprotein L2-like, giving the protein MNETVVNLPVDVSEEDVRRMLDHVNQLDEIRMNEHFRMVFLFQGESCDTFISEFSKRQPTMVQSLQDLEEVAVQLDRMNKGAKISSVTGSSVGAIGGVLSIVGLALIPFTAGLSLGLTMTGVGLGVTSGVNSVVTTATEIGVNATQQKKAREVFQSFMEDVQSLQNCLDDVINKTLFKMEDNLINLAVGVGKVVSKTSRIVKGIDGIVDAASSVKLLKNAEAIAGVGKEVAKEGKTLRSVSRLASDIPDIGQAAAKGPLALSKSARAVGIGLNALFIGMDVFFICKDSISLAKGTETEVSQFIRARAALWSSEMEAFKRMHDSLCKGQPTSEKNEALLETPYYPDSCINNKEI; this is encoded by the exons ATGAATGAGACTGTGGTGAATCTCCCTGTGGACGTGTCCGAGGAAGATGTACGCAGGATGCTTGATCATGTGAATCAGCTTGATGAGATCAG gATGAACGAGCACTTCCGGATGGTGTTCTTGTTTCAAGGAGAATCATGTGACACCTTCATCAGTGAGTTCAGCAAGCGACAGCCCACGATGGTCCAGTCACTTCAGGACCTGGAGGAGGTGGCTGTTCAGCTCGACAGGATGAATAAAGGGGCAAAGATCTCCAGTGTGACAGGCAGCTCAGTGGGGGCGATCGGAGGAGTGCTCTCCATTGTCGGCCTGGCGTTAATTCCTTTTACAGCAGGGTTGTCTCTTGGTCTGACAATGACAGGGGTAGGGCTGGGAGTCACCAGCGGAGTCAACAGTGTTGTCACCACCGCCACAGAGATAGGAGTAAACGCCACACAACAAAAGAAAGCCAGAGAAGTCTTCCAGAGCTTCATGGAGGATGTTCAGAGTCTCCAGAATTGCCTCGATGATGTGATCAATAAAACACTCTTCAAAATGGAAGACAATTTGATTAATTTGGCTGTAGGAGTGGGCAAGGTTGTGAGTAAGACCAGTCGTATCGTTAAGGGCATTGATGGCATTGTTGATGCTGCCTCTTCTGTCAAGTTGCTGAAAAACGCAGAGGCGATTGCGGGTGTTGGTAAAGAAGTGGCTAAGGAAGGTAAGACTTTGCGTAGTGTGTCCAGGTTGGCCTCTGACATCCCAGATATTGGTCAGGCAGCAGCCAAAGGGCCTCTCGCTCTTTCAAAGTCAGCCAGGGCAGTTGGAATCGGACTCAACGCTCTTTTCATTGGCATGGACGTTTTCTTCATCTGTAAGGACAGCATCAGTCTGGCCAAAGGCACCGAGACCGAAGTCTCACAGTTCATCCGGGCCAGAGCTGCACTCTGGAGCTCAGAGATGGAAGCATTTAAGAGGATGCACGACTCCCTGTGTAAAGGCCAGCCAACATCGGAGAAGAATGAAGCTCTTCTGGAGACGCCTTACTATCCGGATTCCTGcatcaacaacaaagaaatataa
- the LOC131474935 gene encoding uncharacterized protein LOC131474935, which translates to MKSIENKPSEERVHSEEQEEADSVQRKELQETLFRYITDTITYTDMVRGFCDMSSKWLLTRETELNIMMDIKTRDEKGKAFWENIKRKVTKVKADSWREKLQQELAAVMEDTREGLAKLDPFLDALEKLAVTSPHVFTQNRVIVFPEGTSFECVKVIIDAARQLCPVLLEFKRDAQVFFVPKLQNVEVLAYQLDKYIQTTQKICATLEKRFLSDFKLKTRNETVVNLPVDVSEEDVRRMLDHVNQLDEMRMNEHFRMVFLFQGESCDTFISEFSKRQPTMVQSLQDLEEVAAQLDRMNKGAKISSVTGSSVGAIGGVLSIVGLALIPVTAGLSLGLTMTGVGLGITSGVNSLVTTATEIGVNTTQQKNAKKVFQSFMEDVQILQGCLHDVTNKTLSKMEKDSIDLALGVGKVLSNAGCIVKGIDSIVDAASSVKLLKNTEVITGVGKVVAEEGKALRNVPRLASDIPDIGQAVAKGPLALSQSARAGLIGVNALFIGMDIFFICKDSISLAKGTETEVSQFIRARAALWSSEMEAFQRMHDSLCKGQPTSEKNEALLETPYYPDSCTKNKEI; encoded by the exons ATGAAGTCGATAGAAAACAAGCCATCAGAGGAAAGAGTCCACAGTGAAGAGCAAGAAGAGGCAGATTCTGTTCAGAG GAAGGAGCTCCAGGAGACTTTGTTTCGTTACATCACAGACACCATTACCTACACGGACATGGTGAGAGGTTTCTGTGACATGTCCTCCAAGTGGTTGCTCACGAGGGAAACTGAATTAAACATAATGATGGACATCAAGACGAGAGACGAGAAAGGTAAAGCCTTTTGGGAGAACATCAAGAGGAAGGTGACCAAGGTGAAAGCAGACAGCTGGCGTGAAAAGCTGCAGCAGGAACTCGCTGCCGTGATGGAGGACACTCGAGAAGGCCTGGCCAAGCTGGATCCCTTTCTGGATGCTCTGGAGAAGCTGGCGGTCACATCGCCTCACGTCTTCACACAGAACCGGGTGATAGTCTTTCCTGAAGGCACCAGCTTTGAATGTGTCAAGGTCATCATCGATGCCGCACGGCAACTCTGCCCTGTCCTCCTGGAGTTCAAAAGAGATGCACAAGTCTTCTTCGTGcccaaacttcaaaatgtggAAGTGCTTGCATATCAGTTGGACAAATACATTCAGACCACCCAGAAAATCTGCGCGACGTTAGAGAAAAG ATTCTTGAGTGACTTCAAATTGAAGACGAGGAATGAGACTGTGGTGAATCTCCCTGTGGACGTGTCCGAGGAAGATGTACGCAGGATGCTTGATCATGTGAATCAGCTTGATGAGATGAG GATGAACGAGCACTTCCGGATGGTGTTCTTGTTTCAAGGAGAATCATGTGACACCTTCATCAGTGAGTTCAGCAAGCGACAGCCCACGATGGTCCAGTCACTTCAGGACCTGGAGGAGGTGGCTGCTCAGCTTGACAGGATGAATAAAGGGGCAAAGATCTCCAGTGTGACAGGCAGCTCAGTGGGGGCGATCGGAGGAGTGCTCTCCATTGTCGGCCTGGCGTTAATTCCTGTGACAGCAGGGTTGTCTCTTGGTCTGACAATGACAGGGGTAGGGCTGGGAATCACCAGTGGAGTCAACAGTCTTGTCACCACCGCCACAGAGATTGGAGTAAACACCACACAACAAAAGAATGCCAAAAAAGTCTTCCAGAGCTTCATGGAGGATGTTCAGATTCTCCAGGGTTGCCTCCATGATGTGACCAATAAAACACTCTCCAAAATGGAAAAAGATTCGATTGATTTGGCATTAGGAGTGGGCAAGGTTCTCAGTAATGCCGGTTGTATCGTTAAGGGCATTGATAGCATTGTTGATGCTGCCTCTTCTGTCAAGTtgctgaaaaacacagaggtgaTTACGGGTGTTGGTAAAGTAGTGGCTGAGGAAGGTAAGGCTTTGCGTAATGTGCCCAGGTTGGCCTCTGACATCCCAGATATTGGTCAGGCAGTAGCCAAAGGGCCTCTCGCTCTATCACAGTCAGCCAGGGCAGGTTTAATCGGAGTCAACGCTCTTTTCATTGGCATGGACATTTTCTTCATCTGTAAGGACAGCATCAGTCTGGCCAAAGGCACCGAGACCGAAGTCTCACAGTTCATCCGGGCCAGAGCTGCACTCTGGAGCTCAGAGATGGAAGCATTTCAGAGGATGCACGACTCCCTGTGTAAAGGCCAGCCAACATCGGAGAAGAATGAAGCTCTTCTGGAGACGCCTTACTATCCGGATTCCTGcaccaaaaacaaagaaatataa